A DNA window from Rhizobium jaguaris contains the following coding sequences:
- the cobN gene encoding cobaltochelatase subunit CobN, with the protein MHLLLAQKGTISDGEEAIDLGQSPGDILFLSAADTELAAIAAAYGQGDAVHSWRLASLMSLKHPMSIDTYVERTARHAKLIIVRALGGASYFHYALEALHACADRSGALIAVLPGDSKPDPGLTPFSNVGLQDLNALWSYLIEGGDANSRAFLGYAGAMLSGAEKPALAAPLMKAGIWWPGRGVIGVEEWRRLETEWRVRPSPRPSPRSDGEREHIELAASPSPRLRGEGARRADEGRNSPLEESSEASTDMERIAEHDPPTVAISFYRALVQSGETKPVEAMIEALIAEGMRPLPVFAYSLKDPISVGILESVFAELKPDVVINTTGFAVSAPGADRQPTVLEASDAVVLQAIFSASSMKAWEASSQGLSARDLGMNVALPEVDGRVLARAVSFKAAARYDDRVEANIVASEPAEDRMRYTARLAANWARLRKTPPEDRRVALVMANYPNRDGRLGNGVGLDTPAGTIEVLKAMQAAGYPVADLPVDGDALMRHLMDGPTNSGRDGRIVRETLSIREYKYFLSSLPIRAQEEIAARWGDVESDPYVRGGGFALPFTRFGDVLLGIQPARGYNIDPKESYHSPDLVPPHGYLAFYAFLRRSFGAHAVIHMGKHGNLEWLPGKALALSETCYPEAILGPLPHLYPFIVNDPGEGTQAKRRTSAVIIDHLTPPLTRAESYGPLKDLEALVDEYYEASGGDPRRIRLLRKQILDLVADIGLDQDAGIAKGEGEDEALKKLDAYLCDLKELQIRDGLHVFGVSPSGRLLTDLTVALARVPRGLGEGGDQSLQRAIARDALGQLASFDPLDCDMAAAWTGSRPDILATISDAPWRTQGDTVERIELLAARFVTGEIACPGDWRQTSAVLAEIESRLKPSILACGDAEISALMEGLDGRFVPPGPSGAPTRGRPDVLPTGRNFYSVDSRAVPTPAAYELGKKSAELLIRRYVQDHGEWPISFGLTAWGTSNMRTGGDDIAQALALIGVKPVWDMTSRRVTGYEISPPAKLGRPRVDVTLRISGFFRDAFPEQIALFDKAIRAVGALDEDAVDNPIAARMRGEVARLEAAGLDEVSASQRAGYRIFSSKPGAYGAGLQALIDEKGWERRADLAEAYLVWGSYAYGAGEEGRAERGVFEERLRSIQAVVQNQDNREHDLLDSDDYYQFEGGMAAAAEQLAGARPSIYHNDHSRPEKPVIRSLEEEIGRVVRGRVVNPKWIDGVMRHGYKGALEISATVDYLFAFAATTGAVRNHHFEAVYQAFVADPLVRDFMAEKNPAALEEMKERLLEAIDRQLWTPRSNSAQFDLQALTGDREILA; encoded by the coding sequence ATGCATCTCCTCCTAGCCCAAAAAGGAACGATCAGCGATGGCGAGGAGGCGATTGATCTTGGCCAGTCGCCGGGCGATATCCTGTTTCTGTCGGCGGCCGATACCGAGCTTGCGGCGATAGCCGCCGCCTATGGGCAGGGGGACGCCGTTCATTCGTGGCGGCTCGCAAGCCTGATGAGCCTCAAGCATCCCATGTCCATCGACACCTATGTAGAACGGACAGCGCGCCATGCGAAGCTGATCATCGTCCGAGCACTCGGCGGCGCCAGCTATTTTCACTATGCGCTTGAGGCGCTGCATGCCTGTGCGGACCGTAGCGGCGCTCTCATTGCGGTACTGCCGGGGGATTCGAAACCTGATCCGGGGCTGACGCCGTTTTCCAATGTCGGGCTCCAGGACCTCAATGCGCTCTGGTCCTATCTGATCGAAGGCGGCGATGCCAATTCGCGGGCATTTCTCGGTTATGCCGGGGCGATGCTATCGGGCGCCGAAAAACCGGCGCTGGCCGCTCCGTTGATGAAAGCGGGCATCTGGTGGCCGGGCAGGGGTGTGATTGGGGTCGAAGAGTGGAGGAGGCTTGAAACCGAATGGCGAGTTCGCCCCTCACCCCGGCCCTCTCCCCGTAGTGACGGGGAGAGGGAGCATATCGAGCTCGCGGCTTCTCCTTCGCCCCGCCTGCGGGGAGAAGGTGCCCGAAGGGCGGATGAGGGGCGGAACTCTCCTCTGGAAGAGTCGTCGGAAGCTTCCACCGATATGGAGCGGATAGCGGAACACGACCCCCCGACCGTCGCTATTTCCTTCTACCGCGCCCTTGTCCAGAGCGGCGAAACCAAGCCCGTCGAAGCCATGATCGAGGCTCTCATTGCAGAGGGCATGCGGCCATTGCCGGTGTTTGCCTACAGTCTCAAGGATCCTATCTCGGTCGGTATCCTAGAAAGCGTTTTCGCCGAACTGAAGCCGGATGTCGTCATCAACACAACCGGCTTTGCCGTTTCGGCGCCTGGGGCCGATCGCCAGCCGACCGTGCTGGAAGCGAGTGACGCCGTGGTGTTGCAGGCGATCTTTTCGGCTTCCTCGATGAAGGCCTGGGAAGCTTCCTCGCAGGGGTTATCGGCGCGCGATCTCGGCATGAATGTCGCCCTGCCGGAGGTGGATGGGCGTGTGCTTGCCCGTGCCGTCTCCTTCAAGGCGGCGGCCCGTTATGATGATCGCGTCGAGGCCAATATTGTTGCGAGCGAGCCGGCTGAGGACCGCATGCGCTATACCGCACGATTGGCGGCCAATTGGGCACGGTTGCGCAAAACGCCGCCGGAAGATCGGCGCGTGGCGCTGGTCATGGCCAATTATCCAAACCGCGACGGGAGGCTCGGCAACGGCGTCGGGCTTGATACGCCGGCGGGCACGATCGAAGTGCTGAAGGCGATGCAGGCGGCGGGTTATCCGGTCGCCGATCTGCCGGTAGATGGCGACGCACTGATGCGTCATTTGATGGATGGGCCGACCAATTCCGGCCGCGATGGCAGGATCGTTCGCGAGACGCTTTCCATAAGGGAATACAAATATTTCCTATCGTCTCTTCCCATTCGGGCTCAGGAAGAGATTGCCGCTCGTTGGGGTGATGTCGAGAGCGATCCCTATGTTCGCGGCGGCGGCTTCGCACTGCCTTTCACCCGTTTCGGCGACGTGCTGCTCGGAATTCAACCGGCTCGCGGCTACAATATCGATCCGAAAGAAAGCTACCATTCTCCGGACCTCGTGCCGCCGCATGGCTATCTCGCTTTCTACGCGTTCCTGCGTCGATCCTTCGGCGCACATGCCGTGATCCACATGGGCAAGCACGGCAATCTCGAATGGCTGCCGGGCAAGGCCTTGGCACTGTCGGAGACCTGCTATCCGGAAGCGATCCTCGGGCCATTGCCGCATCTCTACCCCTTTATCGTCAACGATCCCGGCGAGGGCACGCAGGCCAAGCGCCGCACGAGCGCAGTGATCATCGACCATCTGACCCCGCCTTTGACCCGCGCCGAGAGCTATGGCCCGCTCAAGGACCTGGAAGCGCTGGTGGACGAATATTACGAGGCTTCCGGCGGCGACCCCCGCCGCATTCGTCTGCTGCGCAAGCAGATACTCGATCTGGTCGCCGACATCGGCCTCGATCAGGATGCCGGGATAGCCAAGGGCGAAGGCGAGGACGAGGCGTTGAAGAAACTCGACGCCTATCTCTGCGATCTCAAGGAACTGCAGATCCGTGACGGGCTGCATGTCTTCGGCGTCTCGCCGTCCGGCAGGCTGCTGACGGATTTGACGGTGGCCCTGGCGCGCGTGCCGCGGGGATTGGGCGAGGGTGGCGATCAGAGTCTGCAGCGGGCCATTGCGCGGGATGCGTTGGGACAGCTCGCGTCGTTCGATCCGTTGGACTGCGATATGGCGGCCGCATGGACTGGCTCGCGCCCCGATATTCTCGCGACCATTTCGGACGCTCCCTGGCGCACCCAAGGCGATACGGTGGAGCGCATCGAACTCCTAGCCGCTAGATTCGTTACTGGCGAAATCGCCTGTCCCGGGGACTGGCGGCAAACCAGCGCCGTTCTTGCCGAAATCGAATCCCGCCTGAAACCTTCTATTCTTGCCTGCGGCGATGCTGAAATCTCCGCCTTGATGGAAGGACTCGACGGCAGGTTCGTGCCACCAGGCCCTTCTGGTGCGCCGACGCGCGGCAGGCCGGATGTTTTGCCGACGGGTCGGAATTTCTATTCAGTCGACAGCCGCGCGGTCCCGACGCCGGCCGCCTATGAGCTTGGCAAGAAGTCGGCCGAGCTGCTGATCCGCCGCTATGTACAGGATCATGGCGAGTGGCCGATTTCTTTCGGGCTGACGGCCTGGGGCACGTCGAATATGCGCACCGGCGGTGACGATATTGCCCAGGCGCTGGCCCTGATCGGCGTCAAGCCGGTCTGGGACATGACTTCGCGGCGGGTCACCGGCTATGAAATCTCTCCACCGGCCAAGCTCGGCCGGCCGCGCGTCGATGTGACGCTGCGGATTTCCGGCTTCTTCCGGGATGCCTTTCCAGAGCAGATCGCGCTTTTCGACAAAGCGATCCGCGCGGTTGGGGCGTTGGACGAGGATGCCGTGGATAATCCCATCGCGGCGCGCATGCGTGGCGAGGTTGCGCGCCTGGAAGCTGCAGGGCTGGACGAAGTTTCGGCGAGCCAGCGAGCCGGTTACCGCATATTTAGCTCCAAGCCCGGTGCTTACGGAGCCGGCCTGCAGGCGCTGATCGACGAAAAGGGTTGGGAGCGGCGCGCCGATCTGGCGGAGGCTTATCTCGTCTGGGGCAGTTATGCCTATGGCGCCGGCGAGGAGGGCCGGGCTGAGCGCGGCGTGTTCGAGGAGCGGCTGCGTTCGATCCAGGCGGTGGTCCAGAACCAGGACAATCGGGAGCACGACCTGCTGGACAGTGACGATTACTACCAATTTGAAGGTGGCATGGCTGCTGCGGCGGAGCAGCTTGCGGGCGCGCGCCCATCGATCTATCACAACGACCATTCCCGTCCGGAAAAACCGGTCATCCGCTCGCTGGAAGAGGAGATCGGCCGCGTCGTGCGCGGCCGCGTCGTCAATCCGAAGTGGATCGATGGCGTCATGCGCCACGGCTATAAAGGAGCCTTGGAAATATCAGCCACGGTCGATTATCTCTTCGCTTTTGCTGCGACAACAGGTGCCGTGCGCAACCATCATTTCGAGGCGGTCTATCAGGCTTTTGTGGCCGATCCCTTGGTGCGTGATTTCATGGCGGAGAAGAACCCGGCGGCTTTGGAGGAGATGAAAGAGCGTTTGCTGGAAGCAATCGATCGACAGCTATGGACGCCACGCAGCAATTCGGCACAATTCGATCTCCAAGCTTTGACCGGGGATAGGGAGATCCTGGCGTGA
- the cobW gene encoding cobalamin biosynthesis protein CobW, whose translation MNQEKIPATVITGFLGAGKTTMIRNLLQNTGGKKIALIINEFGDLGVDGDVLKGCGAENCTEDDIIELTNGCICCTVADDFIPTMTKLLERDARPDHIVIETSGLALPQPLVAAFNWPDIRTQVTVDGVITVVDSAAVAAGRFADDHDAVEARRVEDESLDHESPIEELFEDQLTCADLIVLNKTDLIDVAGLGRVRTEVASRTARKPTIIEAKNGEVSAAILLGLGIGTEGDIANRKSHHELEHEDGASHDHDEFDSFVVDLGPIAEPIVFIGKLKGVIAEHDVLRLKGFVDVPGKPMRLQIQAVGSRIDHYFDRAWAPGEERQTRLVVIGLHEMDEGIVRKAIESLV comes from the coding sequence ATGAACCAGGAAAAAATTCCCGCCACCGTCATCACCGGCTTCCTCGGCGCCGGCAAAACGACGATGATCCGCAACCTGTTGCAGAACACCGGCGGTAAGAAGATCGCCCTCATCATCAATGAATTCGGCGATCTCGGCGTTGACGGCGATGTGCTGAAGGGCTGCGGCGCGGAGAACTGCACCGAGGACGATATCATCGAGCTGACCAATGGTTGCATCTGCTGCACCGTCGCCGACGATTTTATTCCAACGATGACCAAGCTCTTGGAGCGTGATGCGCGTCCCGACCATATCGTCATCGAGACCTCCGGCCTCGCTCTGCCGCAGCCGCTCGTCGCCGCCTTCAACTGGCCGGATATTCGCACCCAGGTCACCGTTGACGGCGTCATAACCGTGGTCGACAGCGCCGCCGTCGCCGCCGGCCGTTTCGCCGATGATCACGATGCTGTCGAAGCCCGTCGCGTAGAAGACGAATCGCTCGATCACGAAAGCCCGATCGAGGAACTGTTCGAGGATCAGTTGACCTGCGCGGATCTCATCGTCCTCAACAAGACCGATCTGATCGATGTTGCGGGACTCGGCCGTGTCCGTACCGAAGTTGCCTCCCGCACCGCCCGCAAACCGACGATCATCGAAGCGAAAAATGGCGAGGTTTCGGCCGCCATCCTTCTCGGCCTCGGCATCGGGACGGAGGGCGATATTGCCAACCGGAAATCGCATCACGAGCTGGAGCACGAGGACGGCGCATCGCATGATCACGATGAATTCGACAGCTTCGTCGTCGACCTCGGTCCGATCGCGGAGCCGATCGTCTTTATCGGGAAGCTGAAGGGCGTGATTGCCGAACATGATGTCCTGCGCCTCAAGGGCTTCGTCGATGTGCCCGGCAAGCCGATGCGCCTGCAAATCCAAGCCGTCGGCAGCCGTATCGATCACTATTTCGACCGGGCTTGGGCGCCGGGCGAAGAGCGCCAGACGCGGCTTGTGGTGATTGGGCTGCATGAGATGGATGAGGGGATCGTGCGCAAGGCGATCGAGTCGTTGGTCTAA
- the cobU gene encoding bifunctional adenosylcobinamide kinase/adenosylcobinamide-phosphate guanylyltransferase encodes MPTSPSRAVFVLGGARSGKSRFAESLISDTGLDRHYVATGQAWDDEMRDRIAQHRADRGDLLWTTHEEPLDLTARLAAVDGEGRAVLVDCLTLWVTNLMMAERNIAAEFAALTEFLPGAKSRVVLVSNEVGLGIVPENRMAREFRDHAGRLHQMIAAASAEVYFIAAGLPLKMKG; translated from the coding sequence ATGCCAACCTCGCCCTCCCGCGCCGTCTTTGTTCTCGGTGGTGCACGCTCCGGCAAATCCCGATTCGCCGAATCGCTGATCTCGGACACCGGCCTCGATCGTCACTATGTGGCGACGGGTCAGGCCTGGGACGACGAAATGCGCGATCGTATTGCGCAGCATCGCGCCGATCGGGGCGATCTCCTGTGGACGACGCATGAGGAGCCGCTCGATCTTACTGCCCGGCTCGCGGCAGTCGACGGCGAGGGCCGCGCCGTTCTCGTTGATTGCCTGACGCTTTGGGTCACCAACCTGATGATGGCCGAGCGCAATATCGCGGCAGAATTTGCCGCTCTCACCGAATTCCTACCAGGGGCAAAGTCGCGTGTCGTCCTCGTTTCCAACGAGGTCGGGCTCGGCATCGTGCCCGAAAACCGTATGGCGCGCGAGTTCCGCGATCATGCCGGCCGATTGCACCAGATGATCGCGGCGGCGAGCGCCGAAGTCTATTTTATCGCGGCGGGGCTGCCGCTGAAAATGAAGGGTTGA
- a CDS encoding chloride channel protein, with amino-acid sequence MLQKFQPRRLGVFSALFDLGRFRALLRRGELGLVFAGALVGIASGCAVTAMSFISRKLHSIIYGITDYERLSSAAVAIPDRSVVLIAPIAGGIILGVLLYILSRTRKKPMVDPIEANALHGGRMSLTDSILVAVQNLISNGFGASVGLEAGYTQLAAGIASKFGHNMQMRRADLRMLVGCGAAGAIAAAFNAPLTGAFYAFELIIGSYSILTLTPVVVSALISTMIARLLAGDDFAIDIDHFGAIVPADYLPAVLLGAFCAGIGILIMQGVAWVEEFARKSSIAPSFRPALGGIVVGLLALISPQVLSAGHGALHLNLSTNTTLGALAGLFILKSLASAVSIGSGFRGGLFFASLFMGALLGKIFAYCGPYFDHATLTPAVYAVVGMSSLAVAIIGGPLTMTFLALEITGDFPITVLVLAAVITSSLVVRTTFGYSFATWRFHLRGESIRSAHDVGWIRNLTVARMMRPDVHTANVDMSIEEFRQRFPIGSAQRVILIDRDEKYAGMVLMPDIYASPVEKDDEEHGLADFIRHRNDFLQPKMNAKQAAALFDQTESEALVVINDLIERKVIGLLTESYTLRRYSEELDRRRREVSGEL; translated from the coding sequence ATGTTGCAGAAATTCCAACCGCGCCGCCTCGGCGTTTTCTCGGCCCTATTCGATCTTGGTCGGTTCAGGGCGTTGTTGCGTCGTGGCGAATTGGGACTTGTTTTCGCCGGCGCGCTGGTGGGCATAGCCTCCGGCTGCGCCGTGACAGCGATGAGCTTCATCTCACGCAAGCTTCACAGTATCATCTATGGCATAACCGACTACGAGCGCCTTAGTTCGGCAGCGGTGGCGATACCTGACAGGTCGGTAGTGCTGATCGCGCCCATAGCCGGCGGCATCATCCTCGGCGTCCTGCTCTATATATTGTCGCGCACGCGCAAGAAGCCGATGGTCGACCCGATTGAAGCCAATGCGCTGCACGGCGGCCGTATGTCGCTCACCGACAGTATCCTCGTCGCGGTGCAGAACCTGATCTCGAACGGTTTCGGCGCTTCGGTCGGGCTTGAAGCAGGTTACACACAGCTTGCCGCCGGCATTGCCTCGAAATTCGGGCATAACATGCAGATGCGCCGTGCGGACCTCCGCATGCTCGTCGGTTGCGGCGCTGCCGGCGCCATAGCCGCCGCCTTCAATGCGCCGCTGACCGGCGCCTTCTACGCCTTCGAGCTGATCATAGGCAGCTATTCCATCCTCACCCTGACGCCTGTCGTCGTCTCAGCGCTGATATCGACTATGATCGCAAGACTGCTTGCCGGTGACGACTTTGCCATCGACATCGATCATTTCGGCGCCATCGTCCCTGCCGACTATCTTCCGGCTGTCCTGCTCGGAGCTTTCTGCGCCGGTATAGGCATTCTGATCATGCAAGGCGTCGCCTGGGTCGAAGAGTTTGCGCGCAAGAGTTCCATCGCACCGTCCTTCCGCCCCGCGCTCGGCGGCATCGTTGTCGGCCTCCTGGCGCTAATCTCGCCACAAGTTCTGTCAGCCGGCCACGGCGCACTGCATCTCAACCTGTCGACAAATACGACTCTGGGTGCATTGGCCGGACTCTTCATCCTGAAATCACTGGCCTCTGCGGTGTCGATCGGGTCGGGCTTCAGGGGCGGCCTGTTCTTTGCGTCGCTGTTCATGGGCGCGCTGCTCGGTAAGATCTTCGCCTATTGCGGCCCCTATTTCGATCATGCCACGCTGACGCCGGCCGTCTATGCCGTGGTTGGCATGAGCTCGCTTGCCGTCGCCATCATCGGCGGACCGTTGACCATGACCTTTTTGGCGCTCGAAATCACCGGCGATTTTCCGATCACCGTGTTGGTGCTCGCTGCCGTTATCACCTCGTCGCTGGTTGTGCGCACCACCTTCGGCTACTCCTTCGCCACCTGGCGCTTCCATCTGCGCGGCGAAAGCATCCGCAGCGCCCACGACGTCGGCTGGATCCGCAACCTAACGGTTGCCCGCATGATGCGACCCGATGTGCACACGGCGAACGTGGACATGAGCATCGAGGAGTTTCGCCAGCGTTTTCCGATTGGCTCAGCGCAGCGTGTCATTCTCATCGACAGGGATGAGAAATATGCCGGCATGGTGCTGATGCCAGACATTTATGCGAGCCCGGTCGAGAAGGACGATGAGGAGCACGGCCTTGCCGACTTCATCCGCCATCGCAACGACTTCCTGCAGCCAAAGATGAACGCCAAGCAGGCGGCAGCCCTGTTTGACCAGACCGAAAGCGAAGCTTTGGTGGTGATCAACGACCTGATCGAGCGCAAGGTGATCGGTCTGCTCACCGAAAGTTACACGCTGCGCCGCTACAGCGAAGAGCTCGACCGCCGGCGCCGCGAGGTCTCGGGCGAGCTTTAG
- a CDS encoding cobyric acid synthase — MTKAIMLQGTGSDVGKTVLVAGLCRLFANRGVRVRPFKPQNMSNNAAVAEDGGEIGRAQWLQSLAARVPSSVHMNPVLLKPQSETGSQIIVQGKVWGQAKGRDYQALKPQLLGAVLQSFATMRAGTDLVIVEGAGSPAEINLRQGDIANMGFATRANVPVVLVGDIDRGGVIASLVGTHHILPDEDRRMIRGYLINKFRGDISLFGEGVDAIGGFTGWPCHGVVPWLKAASRLPAEDSVVLERLARGSDGALKIAVPVLPRIANFDDLDPLRAEPDVDLVFVRAGERMPADAGLVVLPGSKSTIGDLIDLRAQGWDQDIAAHARRGGRVIGICGGYQMLGQMVHDPLGIEGSVTEMPGLGLLEVETEMAPEKTVRNSLAFSREYNVPLSGYEIHLGETRGADCDRPSTMIDGRPDGALSGDGFIMGTYLHGLFTSDAYRAKLLASFGLTGERVDYRAGVEAALDEIAAELEAVLDPAWLDSLML; from the coding sequence ATGACGAAGGCGATCATGCTGCAGGGGACCGGCTCCGATGTCGGAAAAACGGTATTGGTCGCCGGGCTCTGCCGCCTTTTCGCCAATAGAGGCGTTCGGGTGCGCCCGTTCAAGCCGCAGAACATGTCGAACAATGCAGCGGTCGCCGAGGACGGCGGCGAAATCGGCCGGGCGCAATGGCTGCAATCGCTTGCTGCGCGGGTACCGTCGTCGGTGCATATGAACCCCGTGCTGCTGAAGCCGCAATCGGAGACCGGCAGCCAGATCATCGTGCAAGGAAAGGTCTGGGGGCAGGCAAAGGGCAGGGACTATCAGGCGCTGAAGCCGCAACTGCTCGGCGCCGTCCTGCAAAGCTTTGCGACCATGCGCGCGGGAACCGACCTGGTGATCGTCGAGGGCGCGGGTTCGCCAGCCGAGATCAACCTCAGGCAGGGTGACATCGCCAATATGGGTTTTGCTACCCGCGCCAATGTCCCCGTCGTGCTGGTCGGCGATATAGACCGCGGGGGCGTGATCGCCTCGTTGGTCGGCACGCATCATATCCTGCCGGACGAAGACCGGCGGATGATCCGCGGTTATCTGATCAACAAATTCCGCGGTGATATCTCGCTCTTCGGCGAAGGTGTCGACGCCATCGGGGGCTTCACTGGCTGGCCATGTCACGGAGTCGTGCCCTGGCTGAAGGCGGCAAGCCGGTTGCCGGCTGAGGATTCTGTGGTGCTGGAACGGCTGGCGCGCGGCTCGGACGGCGCGCTGAAGATCGCCGTGCCCGTCCTTCCGCGCATCGCCAATTTCGACGATCTGGATCCGTTGCGCGCCGAACCAGATGTCGATCTCGTCTTCGTTCGTGCCGGCGAGCGGATGCCCGCGGATGCGGGGCTCGTGGTCCTGCCGGGCTCGAAGTCGACCATCGGCGATCTCATAGATCTGCGGGCACAGGGGTGGGATCAGGATATAGCGGCTCACGCCCGCCGCGGCGGGCGTGTCATTGGTATTTGCGGCGGTTACCAGATGCTCGGCCAGATGGTGCATGATCCGCTTGGCATTGAGGGTTCTGTGACGGAGATGCCTGGGCTCGGCTTGCTCGAAGTCGAGACCGAGATGGCGCCGGAAAAGACCGTACGCAACAGCCTGGCTTTTTCCAGGGAGTACAATGTGCCGCTTTCTGGCTATGAGATCCATCTCGGTGAGACGCGCGGCGCCGATTGCGACCGGCCCTCGACCATGATCGACGGTCGGCCGGATGGCGCGCTCTCTGGCGACGGCTTTATCATGGGCACCTATCTGCACGGGCTTTTCACCAGCGATGCCTACCGGGCAAAACTGCTGGCAAGTTTCGGCCTAACCGGGGAGCGGGTGGATTATCGCGCTGGCGTCGAGGCGGCACTGGACGAGATTGCGGCAGAGCTGGAAGCGGTGCTCGATCCGGCCTGGCTCGATAGTCTGATGCTCTAG
- a CDS encoding ABC transporter substrate-binding protein, translating into MKKLIASAIFALGAYALAGSAHAAECGDVSIAEMNWASAGVAAQVDKIILQNGYGCNVTLVTGDTQPTFTSMDEKAEPDVAPELWVNAVRTALDKAVSEGRLIEAAPLLSDGGVEGWWIPKFLADAHPDIKTVQDALKHPELFPAPEDSSKAAIYNCPSGWNCQISTANLYKALGAEKLGFTLVDTGSAAGLDGSIANAFEKKTGWLGYYWAPTAILGKYDMVRLSFNVPHDKKEWDACTAIQDCANPKVNSYPVSDVYTVVTKAFASKAGIAMDYVKTRKWDNGTVGKVLAWMTDNQGTNEDGAKYFLKTYPDMWTKWVSPDVATKVKASL; encoded by the coding sequence ATGAAGAAGCTTATCGCTTCCGCCATCTTCGCACTCGGTGCCTATGCTTTGGCTGGCTCGGCACATGCTGCGGAATGCGGCGACGTATCCATCGCAGAAATGAACTGGGCATCTGCCGGCGTCGCCGCGCAGGTCGACAAGATCATCCTGCAGAACGGCTATGGCTGCAACGTGACGCTCGTCACGGGCGACACACAGCCGACCTTCACTTCCATGGACGAAAAGGCTGAGCCTGACGTCGCGCCCGAACTCTGGGTCAATGCAGTGCGCACCGCACTCGACAAAGCCGTTTCCGAAGGCCGCCTGATCGAGGCAGCGCCCCTTCTCAGCGACGGTGGCGTCGAAGGCTGGTGGATTCCGAAGTTCCTCGCCGATGCCCATCCGGACATCAAGACCGTCCAGGACGCGCTGAAGCATCCGGAACTCTTCCCCGCTCCGGAAGATTCCTCGAAGGCCGCCATTTACAATTGCCCGTCGGGCTGGAACTGCCAGATTTCCACGGCCAATCTCTATAAGGCGCTTGGCGCCGAAAAGCTCGGCTTCACGCTGGTAGACACCGGTTCGGCTGCGGGCCTTGACGGCTCGATCGCCAACGCCTTCGAAAAGAAGACCGGCTGGCTCGGCTACTACTGGGCACCGACCGCCATCCTCGGCAAATACGACATGGTGCGCCTGAGCTTCAACGTGCCGCACGACAAGAAGGAATGGGACGCCTGCACCGCGATCCAGGATTGCGCCAATCCGAAGGTGAACTCCTATCCGGTTTCCGACGTCTACACCGTCGTGACCAAGGCCTTTGCCTCGAAGGCTGGCATTGCCATGGACTACGTCAAGACCCGCAAATGGGACAACGGCACGGTCGGCAAGGTTCTCGCCTGGATGACGGACAATCAAGGCACGAACGAAGACGGTGCAAAATACTTCCTGAAGACTTATCCCGACATGTGGACCAAGTGGGTTTCTCCCGACGTGGCTACAAAGGTCAAGGCTTCGCTTTGA
- a CDS encoding ABC transporter permease encodes MAIQCSFLPDVLCNFPAIDDTLIRAARKNIDDGFRGLVRAYGNVIDAVVQPLQWFLNYLEWLFTSTPWFVVLLVMMAVVYAASRNLKIVAGTAISMILIGVCGLWGDTMVTLAMVTVCTLIAIVIGLPIGILMARSDRLQSIINPILDVMQTMPSFVYLIPVVVIFGIGKVPGLIAVVIYAVPPMIRLTNLGIRLVDKEVLEAADAFGSSHGQKLFNVQIPLALPTIMAGINQTIMMSLAMVVVASMVGVGGLGKNTLQAINNQFFTVGFLNGFALVAIAIIFDRTSQAYGRRLQKHSEVIHG; translated from the coding sequence ATGGCTATTCAATGCAGTTTTTTGCCGGATGTTCTGTGTAATTTCCCGGCGATCGACGACACTCTCATTCGCGCTGCACGCAAGAACATCGATGACGGCTTCAGGGGATTGGTACGCGCCTACGGCAACGTCATCGACGCCGTGGTTCAGCCGCTGCAATGGTTTTTGAACTACTTGGAATGGCTTTTCACCAGTACACCCTGGTTCGTAGTTCTGCTTGTCATGATGGCCGTCGTCTATGCTGCCAGCCGCAATCTCAAGATCGTCGCGGGCACCGCCATCTCCATGATTCTGATCGGCGTCTGCGGCCTGTGGGGCGACACGATGGTGACACTTGCCATGGTGACCGTCTGCACACTCATCGCCATCGTCATTGGCCTGCCCATCGGCATATTGATGGCCCGTTCCGACCGGCTGCAATCGATCATCAACCCGATCCTCGACGTGATGCAGACGATGCCGAGTTTCGTCTATCTCATCCCCGTCGTCGTGATCTTTGGTATCGGTAAAGTCCCCGGCCTGATCGCCGTGGTCATCTACGCCGTTCCGCCGATGATCCGACTGACCAATCTCGGCATCCGCCTCGTCGACAAGGAAGTGCTGGAAGCGGCCGACGCCTTCGGCTCGTCTCACGGGCAGAAACTGTTCAACGTGCAGATTCCGCTTGCCTTGCCCACCATCATGGCCGGCATCAATCAGACCATCATGATGTCGCTCGCCATGGTCGTTGTGGCCTCGATGGTCGGCGTCGGCGGGCTTGGCAAGAACACGCTACAGGCGATCAATAATCAGTTCTTCACCGTCGGCTTCCTCAACGGCTTCGCCCTCGTCGCGATCGCCATCATTTTCGACCGAACGAGCCAAGCCTATGGCAGACGGCTCCAGAAGCACTCCGAGGTCATCCATGGCTAG